The following coding sequences are from one Fibrobacter sp. UWH6 window:
- the mnmA gene encoding tRNA 2-thiouridine(34) synthase MnmA, whose product MAKQRVAVGMSGGVDSSVAALLLQEQGYEVFGVTLRVLPPLAEASRAYDPEKDESVLKARSVADRLGIEHHVAVCDDAFTERVLKRCHNDFSRARTPNPCCYCNRYIKFGWMMDFALEHGADFLATGHYVQMKDVDGARRLFKGLDVGKDQSYFLFGVPDESRARVLTPLGGFVKSQVREIASQHGFVNASASDSQDICFDIYGEDYTNFLTGRYGQMTRGGNFVTEEGKVLRKHDGFHRYTVGQRKGLGVALGVPAFVRNVNPETGNIVVTADKAAVSADMVQIENCVWHGGAVKPGDVFRCEGMVRYRQRPVSCEVSILEDGKAIARFMEPLFAVTPGQCAVFYDGDMVVGGGWIV is encoded by the coding sequence ATGGCAAAGCAAAGAGTAGCTGTTGGAATGAGCGGAGGTGTGGATTCCTCGGTGGCGGCGCTTTTGTTGCAGGAACAGGGGTACGAAGTTTTTGGTGTGACCTTGCGAGTGTTGCCTCCCTTGGCCGAGGCTTCTCGCGCCTATGATCCCGAAAAAGATGAGAGCGTTTTGAAGGCTCGCTCCGTGGCTGATAGATTGGGAATTGAACATCATGTGGCTGTTTGTGATGACGCCTTTACGGAACGTGTGTTAAAACGTTGCCACAATGATTTTTCTAGGGCCCGTACGCCAAACCCCTGCTGCTATTGCAATCGTTACATCAAGTTTGGCTGGATGATGGATTTCGCCCTGGAACATGGTGCTGATTTTTTGGCGACCGGTCATTATGTCCAGATGAAGGACGTTGACGGAGCCCGCAGACTTTTTAAGGGACTTGACGTAGGTAAGGACCAAAGCTATTTCCTTTTCGGTGTTCCCGACGAGTCGCGTGCCCGTGTGCTTACTCCTCTCGGAGGTTTTGTTAAGTCCCAGGTTCGTGAAATTGCCTCCCAACATGGTTTCGTAAATGCCAGTGCCAGCGATAGCCAGGATATCTGCTTTGATATTTATGGCGAGGACTATACAAACTTCTTGACGGGCCGTTATGGCCAAATGACCCGTGGCGGGAACTTTGTTACGGAAGAGGGCAAGGTGCTTCGCAAACATGACGGTTTCCATCGTTATACGGTCGGTCAGCGTAAAGGGCTTGGAGTCGCTTTGGGCGTGCCTGCCTTTGTGCGGAACGTGAATCCGGAAACAGGGAACATTGTGGTGACTGCCGACAAGGCTGCCGTAAGTGCCGACATGGTGCAGATTGAAAACTGCGTGTGGCATGGAGGGGCGGTAAAGCCCGGTGATGTATTCCGCTGCGAGGGCATGGTGCGTTATAGGCAACGTCCTGTGTCTTGCGAGGTAAGCATCCTTGAAGACGGGAAAGCTATCGCTCGCTTTATGGAACCGCTATTTGCCGTGACTCCGGGGCAGTGTGCCGTATTCTATGATGGCGACATGGTCGTCGGTGGCGGCTGGATCGTATAA
- a CDS encoding CofH family radical SAM protein, translating to MNKILQKAILGAENPTNNDFRLTPAEGLELLTETPWTQVVEAANTVRQKRLPGNRVGYTAFRIVNYTNVCEVTCSFCSFCRPYKSPEAYVLTLDEIRQKTIEAKAKGADHIFLQGGVNKEIPLSYYTDVLKMLTQEMGVRVRGFSPVELKRMAEFNNMPLESLLDILKDAGLSSVPGAGAEILSDRMRQMLSPKKLQAQEWCDVLAACHKKGLPGSANIVFGSVETPEEIIEHLEYVRKTQDQAVTANVAGFNSFVVWTFQPQTDKFPIRHVRGDEYLKLLALSRLYLDNIPHIEVSLLGMGLSLGELGLHAGADDINSIVIEENVLTNHGLTSIEAAEDFIRKAGFTPYRRSLNFD from the coding sequence ATGAATAAGATCCTGCAAAAAGCGATTCTAGGGGCAGAAAACCCGACAAATAATGATTTCCGCCTGACCCCTGCGGAAGGGCTGGAACTCCTGACAGAAACACCCTGGACACAGGTGGTAGAAGCCGCCAACACGGTACGTCAAAAACGCCTTCCCGGCAACCGTGTGGGCTACACCGCATTCCGCATCGTGAACTACACCAACGTATGCGAAGTGACCTGCAGTTTCTGCAGTTTTTGCAGGCCCTACAAGAGCCCCGAAGCCTATGTATTGACTCTCGACGAAATCCGTCAGAAGACCATCGAGGCCAAGGCCAAGGGCGCCGACCACATCTTTTTGCAGGGCGGAGTCAACAAGGAAATCCCCCTGTCCTATTACACCGACGTACTGAAAATGCTGACCCAGGAAATGGGAGTACGAGTCCGCGGATTTTCGCCCGTAGAACTCAAGCGCATGGCCGAGTTCAACAACATGCCTCTCGAAAGTCTGCTGGACATTCTTAAGGATGCAGGTCTTAGTTCTGTTCCGGGTGCAGGCGCAGAAATTCTCAGCGACCGCATGCGTCAAATGCTCAGCCCCAAGAAACTGCAAGCACAGGAATGGTGCGACGTTCTGGCAGCCTGCCACAAGAAGGGTCTCCCCGGCAGCGCCAATATCGTATTCGGCAGTGTCGAAACCCCCGAAGAGATTATCGAGCACCTGGAGTACGTCCGAAAGACCCAGGACCAGGCAGTCACCGCAAACGTCGCCGGATTTAACAGTTTCGTCGTATGGACTTTCCAACCCCAGACAGACAAGTTCCCCATCCGCCATGTTCGCGGAGACGAATACCTAAAGCTTCTGGCCCTCAGCCGCCTCTACCTGGATAACATCCCCCATATCGAAGTTTCTTTGCTGGGGATGGGACTTTCGCTGGGTGAATTGGGACTGCACGCCGGTGCCGACGACATCAACAGCATTGTCATCGAAGAAAACGTCCTTACCAACCACGGATTGACCAGCATCGAAGCCGCAGAAGACTTTATCCGTAAGGCAGGATTCACTCCTTACCGCCGCAGTCTGAATTTCGACTGA
- a CDS encoding BatD family protein yields the protein MKKLTLACMALTAMAFARPSLQFDRDRIEAGNTFGIQLVFPLQDLPDNRSDLHFEAQNGFNLVKLDSADQVMRPEMDPFESFFGGGGRARSYKARVYTFTLKAPKKTGRISAGGIFMNIDGQKHGITGDIPVNIQRAFTDDALAVSLTPSKKSVYEGEQFSVTLGFHTYEHFQGNLQATDMSTGNDFIVHRSDLANMKFEPVENARRELQASAKFAWLSPTKSGNLQIPAFKFKYTKLGEPKVVEEKKQMGGMSFSSRSVKQESIEAEATSPTVNITVKPLPTEGKPENFSGMVGNYSFSADFDRTNLKVGEAMTLSINIKGDGLPGSITDPKLPDFSDFRSVPPENDISKKIVGNKVVTSKSIKVFLYPKKKGEFTIPEIKYSWFNPSKKKYETAVAGPWNIEVEKGDASAEAMFQAPVANVSNGPAPVQKKEIEALGSDIRFIHKISGTASSQAPYKNVLYWILFATALPFYFIVTLAIKRKRKLSSNQALVRKGKASKQLKARFANANAALQKGDAKALYAALENGLVDYLSDLTNAEFRGMTRPQMKQELESRGVSAETISAIDSWLEKCAFARFAPVSPSAEEQKKMLADVEKLCESLNGLK from the coding sequence ATGAAAAAATTGACGCTAGCATGTATGGCCCTTACAGCCATGGCTTTTGCCCGCCCGTCCCTCCAATTTGACAGGGACCGTATTGAGGCTGGCAACACTTTTGGAATTCAGCTTGTGTTCCCCCTGCAGGATTTGCCCGACAACCGAAGCGACCTGCATTTTGAAGCCCAGAATGGATTCAACCTTGTAAAGTTGGACAGTGCCGACCAGGTCATGCGTCCAGAAATGGACCCCTTTGAATCCTTCTTTGGCGGTGGCGGCCGAGCCCGCAGCTACAAGGCACGCGTCTACACCTTTACCTTGAAGGCCCCAAAGAAAACCGGACGGATCAGCGCCGGTGGCATCTTCATGAACATCGATGGCCAGAAACATGGCATCACAGGCGATATTCCAGTCAACATTCAGCGGGCCTTTACCGACGATGCCCTTGCCGTTAGCCTGACCCCCAGCAAGAAATCCGTTTACGAAGGCGAACAGTTCTCTGTTACGTTGGGTTTCCACACCTACGAACATTTCCAGGGGAACCTGCAGGCCACCGACATGAGCACCGGTAACGACTTTATCGTCCACCGCAGTGATCTCGCCAACATGAAATTCGAACCGGTTGAAAACGCCCGCCGAGAACTTCAGGCCAGCGCCAAGTTTGCATGGCTCAGCCCCACCAAGAGCGGCAACTTGCAAATTCCGGCATTCAAGTTCAAATACACCAAGCTGGGTGAACCCAAGGTCGTCGAAGAAAAGAAACAGATGGGCGGCATGTCCTTCTCGAGCAGAAGCGTCAAGCAGGAATCGATCGAGGCCGAAGCCACCTCCCCCACCGTCAACATAACCGTTAAGCCCCTCCCCACCGAAGGCAAGCCCGAAAACTTTAGCGGTATGGTAGGCAACTACAGCTTTAGCGCAGACTTTGACCGCACCAACCTCAAGGTGGGCGAAGCCATGACCCTGTCCATCAACATCAAGGGTGACGGCCTTCCCGGATCCATTACCGATCCCAAGCTTCCCGACTTTAGCGATTTCCGCTCGGTGCCTCCCGAAAATGACATCTCCAAGAAAATCGTCGGAAACAAGGTGGTCACCAGCAAGAGCATAAAAGTCTTCCTTTACCCCAAGAAGAAGGGCGAATTCACCATCCCCGAAATCAAGTACAGCTGGTTCAATCCAAGCAAGAAGAAATACGAAACCGCAGTGGCTGGCCCCTGGAATATCGAAGTAGAAAAGGGCGACGCTTCTGCAGAAGCCATGTTCCAGGCACCTGTAGCCAACGTATCGAACGGTCCCGCCCCAGTTCAGAAGAAAGAGATCGAGGCACTGGGCAGCGACATCCGTTTCATTCATAAAATTAGCGGTACCGCTTCGAGTCAAGCCCCTTACAAGAACGTCCTCTACTGGATTCTCTTTGCAACGGCCCTTCCCTTCTACTTCATTGTCACCTTGGCCATCAAGCGTAAGCGCAAACTCAGCAGCAACCAGGCCCTGGTTCGCAAGGGCAAGGCTAGCAAGCAGCTGAAGGCCCGCTTTGCCAACGCCAATGCCGCACTGCAAAAGGGCGACGCCAAGGCTCTCTACGCCGCTCTAGAAAACGGTCTGGTAGATTACCTTAGCGACTTGACCAACGCAGAATTCAGGGGCATGACCCGTCCCCAGATGAAGCAGGAACTGGAAAGCCGCGGCGTCTCTGCCGAAACCATTTCCGCCATTGACAGTTGGCTTGAAAAATGCGCCTTCGCACGTTTCGCCCCGGTCAGTCCCTCCGCCGAAGAACAGAAGAAAATGCTCGCGGACGTGGAAAAACTTTGCGAAAGTCTGAACGGGCTGAAGTAA
- a CDS encoding tetratricopeptide repeat protein, producing MKNIFKVWFLAALCIASLGIASAAPTACAGIEAGTKAYNEGDFERAIDEWRTCNDSYEEQGIQDADLLYNLGNAYFRSAKLGYAIYYFKSALRLRPNDADVQHNLAYAQAMTKDKVDEDDEENPLLAGLFKAHHALSLKAQMFALLGIFWLIMLAAIVRKVSTSEKTKNIFIGFIFVLTAIFSIIGASAGYKIIVAETEITGVVTAADADVTSAPNDKAQTLNTLSEGTSFEVLSEQGRFVEIRLGEKVKGFVKRSEIGIVR from the coding sequence ATGAAGAATATTTTTAAAGTCTGGTTTTTAGCAGCCCTCTGTATCGCAAGTCTGGGAATAGCTAGTGCAGCACCTACCGCCTGCGCCGGCATCGAGGCCGGAACAAAAGCCTACAACGAAGGCGATTTCGAACGAGCCATCGACGAATGGCGCACCTGCAACGACAGCTACGAAGAACAAGGCATCCAGGACGCCGACTTGTTGTACAATCTGGGAAACGCCTATTTCCGTAGCGCAAAGTTGGGTTATGCCATCTATTACTTTAAAAGCGCCCTACGCCTACGTCCCAACGATGCCGACGTCCAGCACAATCTGGCCTATGCCCAGGCTATGACCAAGGACAAGGTTGATGAAGACGACGAAGAGAACCCGCTGTTGGCAGGTCTCTTCAAGGCCCACCATGCCCTTTCCCTGAAAGCTCAGATGTTCGCCCTGTTAGGTATTTTCTGGCTCATTATGCTGGCAGCCATCGTCCGCAAGGTTTCCACCAGCGAAAAGACCAAGAATATCTTTATCGGGTTCATTTTCGTGCTCACCGCCATTTTCAGCATCATCGGAGCAAGCGCTGGCTACAAGATCATTGTTGCCGAAACCGAAATTACCGGAGTCGTTACCGCAGCCGATGCCGACGTCACCAGCGCACCTAACGACAAGGCCCAAACCTTGAATACCCTTTCTGAAGGAACCTCCTTCGAAGTTCTTTCGGAACAAGGCCGTTTCGTAGAAATCCGCCTCGGCGAAAAGGTCAAGGGGTTTGTAAAGCGTAGCGAAATAGGTATCGTCCGCTAG